A window of the Burkholderia sp. 9120 genome harbors these coding sequences:
- a CDS encoding urease accessory UreF family protein, whose amino-acid sequence MRIAELTALLHLASPALPIGAFSYSQGLEAAIEAQLITDADSARAWIASGLSDVLALGELPFIAHQMERWRTHDAAGLAEANSEFLASRESAELRRETEQMGWSLRQLCVSLEWGDAARRTTLAALTPLAQPTAFAFAAYAHDAAVDAALAAYAFSWVENQAAAALKAVPLGQLAGQRIIVALREPIDAAVTRALATPPEHINTFAPQLGILSARHESQYSRLFRS is encoded by the coding sequence ATGCGCATCGCTGAACTCACGGCGCTGCTGCATCTCGCGTCGCCGGCGCTGCCGATCGGCGCGTTCAGCTACTCGCAAGGCCTCGAAGCGGCGATCGAAGCGCAGTTGATCACCGACGCCGATTCCGCCCGCGCCTGGATCGCGAGCGGCCTCTCCGACGTGCTCGCGCTCGGCGAATTGCCGTTCATCGCGCATCAGATGGAACGCTGGCGCACGCATGACGCCGCCGGTCTCGCCGAAGCCAACAGCGAGTTCCTCGCCAGCCGCGAGTCCGCGGAACTGCGCCGCGAAACCGAACAGATGGGCTGGTCGCTGCGGCAGTTGTGTGTGTCGCTGGAATGGGGCGATGCCGCCCGACGCACGACACTCGCCGCGCTCACGCCGCTCGCGCAACCCACGGCCTTTGCCTTCGCCGCCTACGCGCACGACGCCGCCGTCGACGCCGCCCTCGCCGCCTACGCGTTCAGTTGGGTGGAGAACCAGGCGGCCGCCGCGTTGAAGGCCGTGCCGTTGGGACAGCTCGCGGGGCAACGCATCATCGTCGCGTTGCGCGAGCCGATCGACGCCGCCGTCACGCGCGCGCTGGCCACGCCGCCGGAACACATCAACACGTTCGCGCCGCAGCTCGGCATTCTGTCGGCGCGCCACGAGTCGCAGTATTCGCGGCTCTTTCGCTCATAA
- the ureG gene encoding urease accessory protein UreG: protein MNAPHHPALRTKKLPPLRVGVGGPVGSGKTTLLEMLCKAMRERYDLVAITNDIYTKEDQRLLTVAGALPAERIMGVETGGCPHTAIREDASINLEAVDRMLTRFPDADIVFIESGGDNLAATFSPELSDLTIYVIDVAGGEKIPRKGGPGITKSDLLVINKTDLAPMVGANLEVMASDAKKMRGERPFVMCNLKALDGLPDVIAFIEKNGLLKV, encoded by the coding sequence ATGAACGCACCTCATCATCCCGCCCTGCGCACCAAGAAACTGCCGCCGCTGCGTGTGGGCGTCGGCGGCCCGGTCGGCTCGGGCAAGACCACGTTGCTCGAAATGCTCTGCAAGGCGATGCGCGAGCGCTACGACCTCGTCGCGATCACCAACGACATCTACACGAAAGAAGATCAGCGTCTGCTGACGGTGGCGGGCGCGTTGCCGGCCGAGCGGATCATGGGCGTCGAAACCGGCGGCTGCCCGCACACGGCGATTCGCGAAGACGCGTCGATCAATCTCGAAGCAGTGGACCGCATGCTGACGCGTTTTCCCGACGCGGATATCGTGTTCATCGAATCGGGCGGCGACAATCTCGCGGCGACTTTCAGCCCGGAATTGTCGGACCTGACGATCTATGTGATCGACGTGGCCGGCGGCGAGAAGATTCCGCGCAAAGGCGGCCCCGGCATTACGAAGTCGGATCTGCTGGTGATCAACAAGACAGACCTCGCGCCGATGGTCGGCGCGAACCTGGAGGTGATGGCGTCCGACGCGAAGAAAATGCGCGGCGAACGGCCGTTTGTGATGTGCAATCTGAAGGCGCTGGATGGCCTTCCGGATGTGATCGCGTTTATTGAAAAGAACGGGTTGTTGAAGGTGTGA
- the waaA gene encoding lipid IV(A) 3-deoxy-D-manno-octulosonic acid transferase: protein MLRVIYNALWWIVAPLAVLRLLIRSRKERGYREHIGERFGYARGRLPEDNAPLIWVHAVSVGETRAAQPLIDALIKARPDARILLTHMTPSGRATGEQIFGDRVLRSYLPYDMPHAVRRFLRTWRPSLGLVMETEVWPTLIDECRRAEVPLVLTNARMSARSFKRAAKFGGATKDVFGGFARVLAQSPSDAERLSALGARNVAVLGNLKFDMSTPPELAARGHAWRAAIGPRPVWVAASTREGEEELVLQAFAALGVDDALLILVPRHPQRFNEVAALVERLGMRLERRSNWAPGAKVASAAAATSGGLAALPVGVNVLLGDSMGELGAYYAASDLAFIGGSLLPLGGQNLIEACAVGVPVLIGPHVFNFTQATADAVAAGAAVQVQDPAELAKALRELFGDKARRLAMGGAASAFAARHRGATARTVDVLMALLPE, encoded by the coding sequence ATGCTGAGGGTGATCTATAACGCGCTCTGGTGGATCGTCGCGCCGCTCGCCGTGCTGCGTCTGTTGATCCGTTCGCGCAAGGAACGCGGTTATCGCGAGCATATCGGCGAACGCTTCGGTTACGCGCGCGGTCGGCTGCCCGAAGACAACGCGCCGTTGATCTGGGTGCACGCGGTGTCGGTGGGCGAGACGCGCGCCGCGCAACCGCTGATCGACGCGCTGATCAAGGCACGTCCCGACGCGCGCATTCTGCTGACGCATATGACGCCGAGCGGCCGCGCGACCGGCGAGCAGATCTTCGGCGACCGCGTGTTGCGCAGCTATCTGCCGTACGACATGCCGCATGCGGTGCGGCGGTTTTTGCGGACGTGGCGGCCGTCGCTCGGACTGGTGATGGAAACCGAAGTGTGGCCGACGCTGATCGACGAATGCCGTCGCGCGGAGGTGCCGCTGGTGCTGACCAATGCGCGGATGTCGGCGCGCTCGTTCAAGCGCGCGGCCAAATTCGGCGGCGCGACCAAAGACGTGTTCGGTGGCTTTGCGCGCGTGCTGGCGCAGAGTCCGTCGGATGCGGAGCGGCTGAGCGCGCTGGGCGCGCGCAATGTCGCGGTGCTCGGCAATCTGAAGTTCGACATGAGCACGCCGCCTGAGTTGGCGGCGCGGGGCCATGCATGGCGTGCGGCGATCGGCCCGCGGCCGGTGTGGGTCGCGGCGAGTACGCGTGAAGGCGAAGAGGAGCTGGTGTTGCAGGCGTTCGCGGCGCTGGGTGTGGACGATGCGTTGCTGATCCTGGTGCCGCGTCATCCGCAGCGCTTCAACGAAGTGGCCGCGCTGGTCGAACGGTTGGGGATGCGGCTCGAACGGCGTTCGAACTGGGCGCCGGGTGCGAAGGTGGCGTCGGCGGCTGCGGCCACGAGCGGTGGGTTGGCGGCTTTGCCCGTTGGCGTGAACGTGCTGCTGGGCGATTCGATGGGCGAGCTGGGCGCTTACTACGCCGCTTCGGATCTCGCGTTTATCGGTGGCAGCTTGCTGCCGCTTGGTGGACAGAATCTGATCGAAGCCTGCGCGGTCGGTGTGCCGGTGCTGATCGGCCCGCACGTGTTCAACTTCACGCAGGCCACGGCTGACGCGGTCGCGGCAGGCGCGGCAGTGCAGGTGCAGGACCCCGCCGAGCTGGCGAAGGCCCTGCGCGAACTGTTCGGCGACAAGGCCCGGCGGCTGGCGATGGGCGGCGCGGCGTCGGCGTTTGCCGCGCGCCATCGCGGCGCGACGGCGCGTACGGTGGATGTGTTGATGGCGTTGTTGCCGGAGTAG
- a CDS encoding Kdo hydroxylase family protein, giving the protein MNETQIIEVANADWHGRNLSVPRETLLAGVERGKVLYFPNLRFAIEGGEQALLDPALADPNRKNISLEPNGGALHGVAGDAVTQSAVRALIARYQANARTLVDGLFPEYNGKLRVAPTSLRLHQVETRETSWRKDDSRLHVDAFPSRPNYGERILRVFTNVNPNGSPRVWRVGEPFEDMAQRFLPRIKPQMPGAAWLLNLLHVTKSPRSEYDHLMLNLHDGMKADLDYQKSSPQETMPFPPGSVWVCFSDQTSHAVMSGQFMLEQTFFLPVKAMAQPECAPLGILERLKGRALV; this is encoded by the coding sequence ATGAACGAAACCCAGATCATCGAAGTAGCGAACGCCGACTGGCACGGACGCAACCTGTCCGTGCCGCGCGAGACGCTGCTCGCCGGCGTCGAACGCGGCAAAGTGCTGTATTTCCCGAACCTGCGTTTCGCGATCGAAGGCGGCGAACAGGCGTTGCTCGATCCCGCGCTCGCCGATCCGAATCGCAAGAACATCAGTCTCGAACCCAACGGCGGCGCGTTGCACGGTGTGGCCGGCGACGCCGTCACGCAGTCGGCGGTGCGTGCGTTGATCGCGCGTTATCAGGCCAATGCGCGCACGCTGGTGGATGGTCTCTTCCCCGAATACAACGGCAAGTTGCGCGTGGCGCCGACCAGCCTGCGGCTGCATCAGGTGGAGACGCGCGAAACTTCGTGGCGCAAGGACGATAGCCGTCTGCATGTCGACGCGTTTCCGTCGCGGCCGAATTACGGCGAGCGGATTCTGCGCGTGTTCACCAACGTCAATCCGAACGGTTCGCCGCGCGTGTGGCGCGTCGGCGAACCGTTCGAGGACATGGCCCAGCGCTTCCTGCCGCGCATCAAACCGCAAATGCCGGGCGCCGCGTGGCTGCTGAATCTGCTGCACGTGACCAAATCGCCGCGCAGCGAGTACGACCACTTGATGCTGAATCTGCACGACGGCATGAAGGCCGACCTCGACTATCAGAAGTCGAGCCCGCAGGAGACCATGCCGTTTCCGCCGGGCAGCGTGTGGGTGTGTTTCTCGGACCAGACGTCGCACGCGGTGATGTCCGGCCAGTTCATGCTGGAGCAGACCTTCTTCCTGCCGGTCAAGGCGATGGCGCAACCCGAATGCGCGCCGCTCGGCATTCTCGAGCGCCTGAAGGGCAGGGCGCTGGTTTGA
- the waaC gene encoding lipopolysaccharide heptosyltransferase I, which produces MSVQKILIVRVSSLGDVVHNMPVIADIRRRHPEAQIDWLVEESFVGLVQLVSGVRRAIPVSLRRWRKRLLSAENWREIGAFRRALAAENYDLVIDCQGLIKTAWVASMARGPLVGLANRTDGAGFEWPVRFFYDKRVPIEPRTHVVERTRQLVAAALNDPAPQPTDEIDFGIDTQRAALALSQADLNLPVPYVVFVHATSRADKQWPDTAWIDLGQSLVRRGASLVLPWGSEEERATSERLAKEFGAAAIVPPKLSLPAVVGLIEGAAATVGVDTGLVHIAAALKRPTVELYNFATAWRTGGYWSPNVVNLGTAGQPPTLQQVKSALAGFGLL; this is translated from the coding sequence TTGAGCGTGCAAAAGATACTGATCGTGAGGGTGTCGTCGTTGGGCGACGTCGTTCACAACATGCCGGTGATCGCCGATATCCGGCGCCGCCATCCCGAGGCGCAGATCGACTGGCTCGTCGAAGAGAGCTTCGTCGGCCTCGTGCAGCTCGTGAGCGGCGTGCGGCGCGCGATTCCCGTGTCGCTGCGGCGTTGGCGCAAGCGTTTGCTGTCGGCGGAAAACTGGCGCGAGATCGGCGCGTTTCGCCGCGCGCTTGCCGCCGAGAACTACGATCTGGTGATCGACTGCCAGGGGCTCATCAAGACCGCGTGGGTCGCGAGCATGGCGCGCGGACCGCTGGTCGGCCTCGCGAACCGCACCGACGGCGCGGGTTTCGAATGGCCGGTGCGGTTCTTCTACGACAAGCGCGTGCCGATCGAGCCGCGCACCCATGTGGTCGAACGTACGCGGCAACTGGTGGCCGCGGCGTTGAACGACCCGGCGCCGCAACCTACCGACGAGATCGACTTCGGTATCGACACCCAGCGCGCCGCGCTGGCGTTGTCGCAGGCCGATCTGAACCTGCCGGTGCCGTACGTGGTGTTCGTGCATGCCACCTCGCGCGCCGACAAGCAATGGCCGGATACCGCGTGGATCGACCTCGGGCAGTCGCTGGTGCGGCGTGGCGCGTCGCTCGTGCTGCCGTGGGGCAGCGAAGAAGAGCGCGCCACCAGCGAGCGGCTGGCGAAGGAATTCGGCGCGGCGGCCATCGTGCCGCCGAAGCTGTCGTTGCCCGCGGTGGTCGGCCTGATCGAAGGCGCGGCCGCGACGGTGGGGGTTGACACAGGTCTAGTCCACATCGCGGCGGCGCTGAAGCGCCCAACGGTCGAGTTGTACAATTTCGCCACCGCGTGGCGCACCGGCGGCTACTGGTCGCCGAACGTCGTCAATCTCGGCACGGCCGGGCAGCCGCCTACGCTGCAACAGGTGAAGTCGGCGCTGGCCGGATTCGGCCTGCTGTAG
- a CDS encoding phosphomannomutase/phosphoglucomutase: MISKSIFKAYDIRGVIGKTLDADAARSIGRAFGSEVRAQGGDAVVVARDGRLSGPELIQALSDGLREAGVDVVNVGMVPTPVGYFAASVPLQLAGGERRVDSCIVVTGSHNPPDYNGFKMVLRGAAIYGEQILALHQRIVDDNFSQGSGTYTEYDIADVYLERIASDIKLTRPMKIVVDTGNGVAGGLAPKLFKKLGCELVELFTEIDGNFPNHHPDPAHPENLQDVIRALKETDAEIGFAFDGDGDRLGVVTKDGQIIYPDRQLMLFAEEVLSRNKGAQIIYDVKCTRNLAKWVKEKGGEPLMWKTGHSLVKAKLRETGAPLAGEMSGHVFFKDRWYGFDDGLYTGARLLEILTRVADPSALLNSLPNSHSTPELQLKLEEGENFELIARMQQNAKFTGADDVVTIDGLRVEYPDGFGLARSSNTTPVVVMRFEADNDAALKRIQEDFRRVILAEKADAKLPF; this comes from the coding sequence ATGATCTCCAAATCTATTTTCAAGGCGTATGACATTCGCGGTGTAATCGGCAAGACGCTCGACGCCGACGCCGCGCGTTCCATCGGCCGCGCATTCGGCAGCGAAGTGCGGGCGCAAGGCGGCGACGCCGTGGTGGTCGCACGCGACGGCCGCCTGTCGGGTCCCGAGCTGATCCAGGCGTTGTCGGACGGTTTGCGTGAAGCGGGCGTCGACGTGGTCAACGTCGGCATGGTGCCCACGCCGGTCGGTTACTTCGCGGCCAGCGTGCCGTTGCAACTGGCCGGCGGCGAGCGCCGCGTCGATTCGTGCATCGTCGTGACGGGCAGCCACAATCCGCCGGACTACAACGGCTTCAAGATGGTCTTGCGCGGCGCGGCCATTTACGGCGAACAGATCCTGGCGCTGCATCAGCGCATCGTCGACGACAACTTCTCGCAGGGCAGCGGCACCTACACCGAATACGACATCGCCGATGTCTATCTCGAGCGCATTGCCAGCGACATCAAGCTCACGCGTCCCATGAAGATCGTGGTCGACACCGGTAACGGCGTGGCCGGCGGTCTTGCGCCGAAGCTCTTCAAGAAGCTCGGCTGCGAACTGGTCGAACTGTTTACCGAGATCGACGGCAACTTCCCGAACCATCACCCGGACCCGGCGCACCCGGAAAATCTGCAGGACGTGATCCGCGCGCTGAAGGAAACGGACGCCGAAATCGGCTTCGCGTTCGACGGCGACGGCGACCGCCTCGGCGTGGTCACCAAAGACGGCCAGATCATCTACCCGGACCGTCAGTTGATGCTGTTCGCGGAAGAAGTGCTGTCGCGCAACAAGGGCGCGCAGATCATTTACGACGTGAAGTGCACGCGCAACCTGGCGAAGTGGGTCAAGGAAAAAGGCGGCGAGCCGCTGATGTGGAAGACCGGCCACTCGCTCGTCAAGGCGAAGCTGCGTGAAACCGGCGCGCCGCTGGCGGGTGAAATGAGCGGCCACGTGTTCTTCAAAGACCGCTGGTACGGTTTCGACGACGGCCTGTACACGGGCGCGCGCCTGCTCGAAATTCTCACGCGCGTGGCGGACCCGAGCGCGCTGCTGAATTCGTTGCCGAACTCGCATTCCACGCCGGAACTGCAACTCAAGCTCGAAGAAGGCGAAAACTTCGAACTGATCGCGCGTATGCAGCAGAACGCGAAGTTCACCGGCGCGGACGACGTCGTGACGATCGACGGTCTGCGCGTCGAGTATCCGGACGGCTTTGGTCTGGCGCGTTCGTCGAACACCACGCCGGTCGTGGTGATGCGTTTCGAAGCCGACAACGACGCGGCGCTCAAGCGCATCCAGGAAGACTTCCGCCGCGTGATTCTCGCGGAAAAGGCGGACGCGAAGCTGCCGTTCTAA
- a CDS encoding oligosaccharide flippase family protein translates to MLTLKRFANPDVTRAFTNIVWLGLERLTQIGVAIAISGMLARYFGPDTFGKWQYANTLLLVLSPITWVCGAEILVPTIVARPPAQLGTVLGSAFALRFSVSAVALLLTWLGIALHVFDPLVGAMLAGLAVTMLFREPFVGVINAWLQSMTYSKPQLLTSMSTAVLKAGLVYLLVRAAATPARFGWLWALESAAIGAVLLIYFIRRHGGTLGWRIDRSLFRHFASAGTVFWVGLICMYLFLKLDRLMLERAISFADLGRYSAAQQLNENWITLALMLAQTIAPAFVYRVQDAAQLRRNMWRLTAMTAALMVSGALVLDLLAGLIIRRVFGPDFEGAIEIFRWAVWLSVPAGIEAIGNLIVLKYQARFVLLAKWLLALAVAFAVNLLAIPRLGAYGALVGLAAGYLAAASVNLYYIRFKLRP, encoded by the coding sequence ATGCTGACGCTCAAACGCTTCGCCAATCCGGACGTCACGCGCGCCTTCACGAATATCGTCTGGCTAGGCCTCGAACGGCTCACGCAGATCGGCGTGGCCATCGCGATCAGCGGCATGCTGGCGCGTTACTTCGGGCCGGACACGTTCGGCAAGTGGCAATACGCGAACACGCTGCTGCTGGTGCTGTCACCGATCACCTGGGTGTGCGGCGCGGAAATCCTGGTGCCCACCATCGTCGCGCGGCCGCCCGCACAACTGGGCACCGTGCTCGGCAGCGCCTTCGCGCTGCGCTTTTCCGTGTCGGCGGTGGCGCTGCTGCTTACCTGGCTCGGCATTGCGTTGCACGTCTTCGACCCGCTGGTCGGCGCCATGCTCGCGGGCCTCGCCGTGACCATGCTGTTTCGCGAGCCGTTCGTCGGCGTGATCAACGCGTGGCTGCAAAGCATGACCTACAGCAAGCCGCAGTTGCTCACCAGCATGAGCACCGCCGTGCTCAAGGCCGGGCTCGTCTATCTGCTGGTGCGCGCCGCGGCCACGCCCGCGCGCTTCGGCTGGCTGTGGGCGCTCGAATCGGCGGCGATCGGCGCGGTGCTGCTGATCTATTTCATCCGGCGGCATGGCGGCACGCTCGGCTGGCGCATCGACCGTTCGCTGTTCCGGCATTTCGCCAGCGCAGGGACCGTGTTCTGGGTCGGCCTGATCTGTATGTACCTGTTCCTGAAACTGGACCGGCTCATGCTCGAACGCGCCATTTCGTTCGCCGATCTCGGACGCTACTCCGCCGCCCAGCAACTGAACGAAAACTGGATCACGCTCGCGCTGATGCTCGCGCAGACCATCGCGCCCGCCTTCGTCTACCGGGTGCAGGACGCCGCGCAACTGCGCCGCAACATGTGGCGGCTCACCGCCATGACCGCCGCGCTGATGGTGAGCGGCGCGCTCGTGCTGGATCTGCTGGCGGGGTTGATCATTCGCCGCGTGTTCGGGCCGGACTTCGAAGGCGCCATCGAGATTTTCCGCTGGGCGGTGTGGCTGTCGGTGCCCGCCGGCATCGAAGCGATCGGCAATCTGATCGTGCTCAAGTATCAGGCGCGCTTCGTCCTGCTCGCCAAGTGGTTGCTGGCGCTGGCCGTCGCATTCGCGGTGAATCTGCTGGCGATTCCGCGGCTGGGCGCCTACGGTGCGCTGGTCGGCCTCGCGGCCGGCTATCTGGCCGCCGCGTCGGTTAATCTTTATTACATCCGTTTCAAATTGCGCCCATGA
- a CDS encoding glycosyltransferase gives MTNSSAAAQIPLDDVAVLMPAYNGQADVDLTLASFSETAPIQVLIVDDGSTPPIVAPVIANMKIEVLRMPQNGGIERALQTGIDTLAQRGFRYAARIDAGDRSVPQRLAKQRVFMELHPRVAGLGMWTQVVTRAGKPLFMLTPPPEPKAIRRMRFFRSCLAHPSMMLRIDAVREVGNYRAEYRSAEDLDLFVRLMQRYDCANLPELGLYYELNEGGISATKRRRQVSSTLRLQWRYFDPVNPYDWLGLVKNLLHLVTPYRALQRIKRLLLAPRASH, from the coding sequence ATGACGAACTCATCCGCCGCCGCGCAGATTCCCCTCGACGACGTCGCGGTGCTGATGCCCGCGTACAACGGTCAGGCCGACGTCGATCTGACGCTCGCCTCGTTCAGCGAAACCGCGCCGATCCAGGTGCTGATCGTCGACGACGGCAGCACGCCGCCTATCGTCGCGCCCGTCATCGCCAACATGAAGATCGAGGTGTTGCGCATGCCGCAGAACGGCGGCATCGAACGTGCGCTGCAAACCGGCATCGACACGCTCGCGCAGCGCGGCTTTCGCTACGCGGCCCGCATCGACGCGGGCGACCGCAGCGTGCCGCAGCGGCTCGCGAAACAACGCGTGTTCATGGAACTGCATCCGCGTGTGGCCGGCCTCGGCATGTGGACGCAAGTCGTCACGCGGGCCGGCAAACCGCTCTTCATGCTGACGCCGCCGCCTGAGCCCAAAGCGATCCGGCGCATGCGCTTCTTCCGCTCATGTCTCGCGCATCCGTCGATGATGCTGCGTATCGACGCTGTACGCGAAGTCGGCAACTACCGCGCCGAATACCGCTCCGCCGAAGACCTCGATCTGTTCGTGCGCCTGATGCAGCGCTACGACTGCGCGAACCTGCCCGAGCTCGGGCTCTACTACGAGCTGAACGAAGGCGGCATCAGCGCGACCAAACGGCGCCGCCAGGTAAGCTCGACGCTGCGATTGCAATGGCGCTACTTCGACCCGGTCAATCCGTACGACTGGCTTGGCCTCGTCAAGAATCTGCTGCATCTGGTAACACCGTACCGCGCGCTGCAGCGGATCAAACGCCTGCTGCTCGCGCCGCGCGCGAGCCATTGA
- a CDS encoding glycosyltransferase family 4 protein has translation MKPALKSTPALRITLVCNTAWAIYTYRQGLIRMLVGRGVDVTVLAPRDRTFELLTAMGCRCIELPMASKGTSPRDDLRTLWSLYRQYRTIRPHVVFHYTIKPNIYGSIAAKLAGVQSVAVTTGLGYVFIQASRAAQVAKKLYRFAFRFPREIWFLNRDDHATFVEQNLLVHPERARLLHGEGVDLEQFAFAPLPERADFRFVLIGRLLWDKGVGEYVDAARRLRERYPQARFQLLGPVGVDNPSAITREEVAAWEREGIIEYLGEAHDVRPFIADADCIVLPSYREGVPRTLMEASAMGRPIVTTDVPGCREVVKDGVNGLLCEVRNADSLAASLATMLDMGNTERRAMAERGRQKVAEEFDERVVVETYKDLVQKMTGVLL, from the coding sequence ATGAAGCCTGCCTTGAAGTCGACGCCCGCGTTGCGCATTACACTCGTCTGTAATACCGCCTGGGCAATCTATACCTATCGGCAAGGGCTGATCCGTATGCTGGTGGGACGCGGCGTCGACGTGACGGTGCTCGCGCCGCGCGACCGCACCTTCGAACTGCTCACCGCGATGGGCTGCCGCTGTATCGAACTGCCGATGGCGTCGAAGGGCACCAGTCCGCGCGACGATCTGCGCACGCTGTGGTCGCTCTACCGGCAATACCGCACGATCCGCCCGCATGTGGTGTTCCATTACACGATCAAGCCGAACATCTACGGTTCGATTGCGGCGAAGCTGGCGGGCGTGCAATCGGTTGCGGTCACAACCGGACTCGGTTACGTCTTCATTCAGGCAAGCCGCGCCGCTCAGGTCGCCAAAAAACTGTATCGTTTCGCGTTCCGTTTCCCGCGCGAAATCTGGTTTCTGAATCGCGACGACCACGCCACCTTTGTCGAGCAGAATTTGCTGGTGCATCCTGAACGCGCGCGGCTGTTGCATGGCGAGGGCGTCGATCTCGAACAGTTCGCGTTCGCACCGTTGCCCGAGCGCGCGGACTTCCGTTTCGTGCTGATCGGGCGGCTGCTGTGGGACAAAGGCGTCGGCGAATATGTCGACGCCGCGCGGCGTTTGCGTGAACGTTATCCGCAAGCGCGGTTCCAATTGCTCGGTCCGGTCGGCGTCGACAATCCAAGCGCGATTACGCGCGAAGAAGTGGCGGCGTGGGAGCGGGAAGGCATCATCGAGTATCTTGGTGAGGCGCACGACGTGCGGCCTTTTATCGCCGATGCGGATTGCATTGTTTTGCCGTCGTATCGCGAAGGCGTGCCGCGCACGCTGATGGAAGCATCGGCCATGGGCCGGCCGATCGTTACGACCGACGTGCCGGGCTGCCGCGAGGTCGTGAAAGACGGCGTCAACGGCCTGCTCTGCGAAGTGCGCAATGCAGACAGCCTGGCAGCGAGCCTGGCAACGATGCTCGACATGGGCAACACCGAACGCCGGGCCATGGCGGAACGCGGCCGACAGAAAGTCGCGGAAGAATTCGACGAACGCGTGGTCGTCGAAACGTATAAAGACCTGGTGCAGAAAATGACGGGCGTTTTACTTTAA